CGCTCCAGGCTTGCCCCCTGCCTCGTCACTTGCCTGCCCGGAGCGCCCGCCCACCCGCCCGACCGCCTGCTGCCCGGCAGGCTGACCCGCCTGCCCGGAGCACCGACTGGTCTCCGCCCGGGGCGCGCGCCGCCGGGTCCGCCCCCGGCCGGGCCGGCTGACCCGCCTGCGACCGGGCGGCTGATCTGCCGGGCAGGCGATCCGCCCGCCGATGACCCGCCCGGCTCGCCCACCCGCCCGGCCGGAACGTCCGCCGACCACCCGCTGCCGGGTCCGCTCCAGATTTGCCCCCTGCCTCGTCACCCGCCTGCCCGGAGCGCCTGCCCACCACCCGCGCCCCGCCGCCGGGTCTTCCGACCCACCCGCTCGCAGCGCCCGCCGACCCGCCCACGAACCCCGTCGCCGGGCCCGCTGAGCGCTCGCCGCCCCGCCCGCGCCCCGCCGCCGGGTCCGCCGACCCACCCGCCCCGGCGTGCGCACCGGCTTTTCGCCGCCGCCGTACGGGTGACATGGCGCCGGGCTCCGTAGCCCTGCCGGATGAATCTTCGTTGCCCGGTGGGGCGGACCGGGGCAGGTCCCTCCGCGAGGACGAGCGCGAAGACGGGCGCGCGAGGACGCGTGCGCGAAGACGAGCCGAAGGACGGGCCCATGAGTGTCGCTTCCACACCAGATCCCGGGCGACACCGAACGCCGCCGGCGGGCTCCCGGGGACGCGGCCGGGGCCGGGTCGTCATGCTCGTCGACAACGCCGTCAACGGCGACTCCCGCGTCCAGAAGGCCGCCCGCTCCATGGCTCACGCGGGCTGGGACGTGGTGCTCCTCGGCCAGTCCCCGGACCGCGACCGGCACCGCTGGACCCTCGGCGGGGCGGACGTCCGGCTCCTTCCCGTCGTGATGTCCCTCGCCAAGCGCCGCCGGGACTACCGCCGTGTCGTTCTGCCCCGCCTCTTCGCCTACCGGCGCGGCGGCATCGCGCACCACCGCCGGCAGTGGGTCAAGGCGTGGCGGGCCGATCTGCTGGCCCGCAGATCCGCCGAGGGCCGGCGCTTCCTGATCCGGCGCACCGCGGCCCGGGTGCTGGCCCGCTGGGTCCGCTTCCGGCACCGTCAACTCGCCCTCGTAGAAGGCAGACGCGACCCGGACTCGCTGCCGGAGCGGCTCCGTACGGCCATGTGGCGCGCGCTGCTGGGCGACCGCTGCTGGCGCAGGCTCGAACCGTACCTGTGGGACTACGAGTTCGCGTTCGGCCCGGTGATCGACGCCCTCGACCCCGATCTCGTCCACGCCAACGACTTCCGGATGATCGGGGTCGGCGCCCGCGCCGTGCACCGCGCCCGTGCCCGGGGCCGGAAGGTGCGCCTGGTCTGGGACGCGCACGAGTATCTGCCTGGCATCAAACCCCGTGCCGGGTACCGGCGTTGGATGCCCGCCCATGTCGCGCACGAGCGGGAGTACGCGCGGTACGCGGACGCCGTCGTCACCGTCTCGCCGTCCCTGGCCGAACTGCTCCGGAAGGAACACCGGCTGCCCCGGCTGCCCGATGTCGTGCTCAACGCCCCCGACGGCGGACCGCCCGCCGACCGCGCCCGGGAACCCGTGCCGGATCTGCGGGAGTTGTGCGGCATCGACGCCGGAACGCCCCTGATCGTCTACAGCGGCGCCCTCGCCCCGCAGCGCGGACTCGCCACGCTCATCGAGGCGTTGCCCGGTCTGCCGGACACGCACGCGGCGCTGGTCGTCCCGGCGCCGGACGGCTGGGCCGTACGCAAGATGCTCGACCACGCGGCCGACCTCGGTGTCGCCGACCGCGTCCACCCGCTGCCGTACGTCCCGCACTGGCAGATCGTGCCGTTCCTGGCCGCCGCCGACATCGGCGTCATCCCGATCCACCACTGGCCGAACCACGAACTCGCCCTGATCACCAAGTTCATGGAGTACGCGCACGCCCGGCTGCCCATCGTGGTCAGCGACGTGCGCACCATGGCGGAGAAGGTCCGCGAGACCGGGCAGGGCGAGGTCTTCCGCGCCGAGGACACGGCGGACTTCGTACGGGCCGTACGCGCCGTGCTCGACGCCCCGGCCGCCTACCGGGCGGCCTACGACCGCCCCGGACTGCTGGCGCAGTGGACCTGGGAGACCCAGGCCGAGGTCCTCGACGGCGTCTACCGACGGCTGTTGACCGCCCCGGCGCCCGTGACCGCGACCGCGCCGGTTCCCGACGAGGGCCGGCGTCGGGAGGAGACCGAGCCCGGCGATCCGGCGGGCGCCACCGCGACCTGACGGGATCGCACCCGGGTACCGGCCCGCCCGTCGGCCTGCTGCCTGCCCGTCGGCCGGCCTGCCCGGTGAGCGGTCGGCCGCGTGCCGCCACGTGACCATACGGCCGTACGGGCGTTGATGTCCTCGGACGTCGGGAGACGTCACCGGCGTCCGGGGGAGCGCCGCACCCCACGAGCCGGATGGAAAGCGAGTCACCGTGCACAGGTCCGCGTACGAGCAGATGGAGCTCTGCGTCAAGGAGTACATGCCCGCCACCGGCCGCCACCGGGTGGTCGACCTCGGCTCGCGCGTCTCGCCCAGGCAGTCACTCACCCACCGGAGCCTGCTCGACGGGCGCGACGTCGAGTACATCGGCGTCGACGTGCTGGACGGCCCCAACGTCGACCGGGTGATGCGCAGGCCGTATCGCGTCCCGGTACGGTCCCGCAGCGCCGACTTCGTGATCTCCGGCCAGGCTTTCGAGCACATCCCGTTCTTCTGGGCGTCGATGATGGAGATCGCCCGCGTCCTTCGCCCCGGCGGCCTGGCGTTCGTCACCGCGCCCTCGCGCGGGCACGCGCACGACGCGCAGGACTGCTGGCGGTACTACCCCGACGGCTTCCGCGCCATGGCCGCCTTCGCCGGGCTCGAACTGGCCGAGGCGTACACGGACTTCCCCCCGATGAAGGGCATCCGCTTCGACTACGCCGCGATCAGCGGCAAGCGTGCCTACTGGGGCGACTCGGTCGGGGTGTTCCGCAGGCCGGTCCGGCCGAGGAGGCGGCTGTGGGAGTACGCCGTACGGGAGTTGACCGTGCGGTACGCCAACCGGGTCGGCGGCGTCGACGGCATTCCGCTGCCCGAACCCGTCGCCGGGCGGGAACGCCCCGGCCGGGGCCCCGCCGCCGCGCCCGCCACCGTGCCTGCCTCCGGACCCGGCGCCGCGCCCACCGTCCCCGCCGTCCCCGCGCCCGCCACCGAGCCGGAGCCCGGAGCCGTCCGCGCCGTCGCCGCCCAGACAGACACGAAAGAGGCATAAGAGAGCGGGAGTTGACGAAAGGTGACATCGGCGGAGTTCTGCGCGTACCGTCCGTCGGCATGGCATGGCGAAGCGCAGTGAACGGCGCCCTCGACAGACTCACCGGATACCAGCTCAGGCGCACCCCGGTCCCCGGCCCCCGGCCGGCGGTGCCGTCCCCCGCCGCCACGGCCCCGGCCCCGCCGAAGCCCCGGCCGAAGCCGAAGCCGGCGGCGCTTCCCGCCGACTACGACGACGAGGCCAAGGACATCATCCGGGCGGTCAAGCCGTACACGATGACCTCCCCGGAACGGCTCAACGCCTTCATCCTGGCCACCCGCCACGTCGTCCGCCACGACATCCCCGGCGACATCGTCGAGTGCGGTGTCTGGCGCGGCGGTTCGATGCAGGCGTGCGCCAAGACCCTGCTCGCGCTCGGCGAGACCGGCCGCGACCTGTATCTCTTCGACACCTTCGAGGGCATGCCGCCGCCCACCGCCGAGGACCTGCGGCGCGACGGCAGGTCCGCCGAGGAACTGCTCGCCGCCCAGTCCAGGGAGCGGCCGATCTGGGCGGTCGCCTCACTGGAGGACGTACAGGCGGGCTTCGCGGGGGTGCCCTATCCCGGTGAGCGCGTGCACTACGTGCAGGGCATGGTCGAGGACACCGTGCCCGCGCAGGCGCCCGAGCGGATCTCGATCCTGCGCCTGGACACCGACTGGTACGCCTCCACCAAGCACGAACTGGAGTTTCTCTACCCCCGGTTGGTGAGCGGCGGGGTGCTGCTCATCGACGACTACGGCTACTGGCAGGGCTCGCGCCAGGCCGTGGACGAGTTCCTGGAGAAGACCGGCGAACGGCTCCTCATGCTGCGCATGGACGAGGGCCGCATCGCGGTCAAGCCCTGAGGCTCTCCCGGGGCCCGGCCCCGTATCCACCGCAGAAGTTCGGAAGGACCGTGCACCGCGCATGACCCCCCGCCTCACCGTCGTCGTGCCCGTCTACAACGTGGAGGACTACCTCGACGACTGCCTACGCTCCCTGGCCGGACAGACCGTGGCCGACGTCGAGATCGTCATGGTGAACGACGGTTCCACCGACGGGAGCGCGCGGATCGCGAGACGGTACGCCGACCGGGACGACCGGTTCCGGCTGGTCGACCAGCGCAACGCCGGGCTCGGCGCGGCGCGCAACACCGGAATCCGTTACGCCCGGGGGGAGTTCCTCACCTTCGTCGACAGCGACGACACGGTGCCCGGGGACGCGTACGAGCGGATGCTGGCCGCCCTCGACGCCTCCGGCTCCGACTTCGCCACCGGCAATGTGCTCAGGCTCGGGCCCGGCGGGTCGCTGGCGCAGGCGCCGATGTTCCGCAAGCCGATGGCGAACGCGCGCTCGGGGACGCGGATCACCCGCGACTGGGTGCTCCTCGGGGACCGTATCGCCTGCAACAAGGTCTTCCGGAAGTCCTTCTGGGACCGGCACGCCCTGACCTTCCCCACCGGGGTGCTGTACGAGGACATCGCCGTCGTGCTGCCCGCGTACTTCCTGGCGAGCGCGGTGGACGTGCTGTCCGCCCCCGTCTACCACTGGCGGCTCAGGGACGGCTCGATCACCGCCGACCGCGCCGTGCCGAAAGGCATCCGGGACCGGGTCGCCGCCGTGACAGCGGTCAGCGACTTCCTCAGGGAGCGCGGGCGGGCACCCGCCACCACCGAACGGACCGTCTCCGACCGGGACTTCCCCGTCCCCGACGGGGACACCGACCGGGACACCGACTGGGCCGACGCGCTCCGGCGCTACCACCAGCACGTCCTCTCCGGGGACCTGTGGCTGTTCATCGAGGCGCTGCCCGACGGCGACGCCAACTTCCACGCCGCCTTCCTCGACCACGCCAACACCTTCGCCGCGACGGTCGAGCAGAGCGTCTTCGACGCCCTGCCGCTCCCGCTGCGCGTCAAGTGGCATCTGATCCGTGAGCGCCGGATGCCCGAACTCCTCGCGCTGCTGGCCCACGAGAAGGCCGACCCCGGCGCGTTCGGCGTCCGGGGACTGCGCAGGTCCCGCGCCGAGTACCCGGTGCTCACCGGCGGTCTGCCCCGGGCCGTCGCCACCCTCAAGCCCAAGGAACTGCCGGTGACCGCGCATCTCACCGAGGCCGTGTGGCGCGGCGGGCGACTGCACCTCAAGGGGTACGCGTACGTGCGCAACATCCCGGCGGACGCCCGCCGCAGGTCCGTCAAGGCCGCCTGGCTGCGCACCGGGAGGCGGCGGCTGCTGCCGCTGTGGACGCGCACCGTACGGATGCCGGCGGCGACGTACGAGTCCCGGCAGGGCCTGCACGCCTACGACTGGGCCGGGTTCGAGACCGTCGTCGATCCGCGCCGGCTCGTTCGGGCGAGGCCGCCGGGCTCGGGCTCCGCCCGTACGGTCTGGAAGCTGGAGATGGGCGTGTTCGGGGCGGGGCGGCTGCGCCGGGCGCCGCTGCGGCTGACCGGTGCGGCCACGGTGCCCGCCGTCCCGGCCGTGCACTACGTGAACGACACCACCCGTGTCGTGCCCACCCTCGACGGAAACAAGCTCGAACTGCGAGTCGAGCCCGTACGCGCCCTGCTCACCCGCCACACGGCCGTGGACGGCACGCGGGACCGGGACACGCGGGACCGGGACACGCGGGACCGGGACACGCGCGACCCGGAGACCGCCGCCGTACGGATCGAGGGGCTGCTGCACGGCACGCACAGCCCGCCGAACGCGCTGGCCGTCCAGAACTGGCTCACCAAGGACGTCCACGAGGTCCCCCTGCGGGTCGCGAACGGCACCTTCAGCGCCGACGTCCCGCTGAGCGTCTTCGGCGACCCCGGGGCCCACCGCCCCGCCACCGTGCCCTGGGGTGTCCACCTCGTCCGAGCCAACGGCAGCCGCTTCGCCGTCGCCGCGCGCGGCACGGTCCGCCCCGGGCACTACCCGCTGGGCGAGGGCCGCGAGGTGTACGTCACCGCCAACGCGGCGGGCGATCTCGTCCTCGGCGACCAGACCGAGCAGCCCGTGGTCGACGCCCTCGACTGGGCCGCCGACGGCACGCTGGTCCTCCGGGGCAGCCGGCCCGCCCTCGGCGGACCGGCCCGCGACGGATCGGCTCTCGACGCGGCCGAGTTGGTGCTGCGCCACAGCGGCCACGGCGAGGAGAACGTCTTCCCGCTCGACCTCCTCGCCGACGGCCGTTTCGTCACGACCCTGCGGCCCGGCGCCGTCGAAGGACTGCACGGCGTACGCCAACTGGCCGAGGGAAGCTGGCTGTTGTCCGTCCGCGAGCCGGGCGAGAGCGACCCCGAGCGCTACACCGCCGTACGGGTCCAGCCCGCCCGGCACCCGTCGCTGCCCCTCGTACGGACCCTGGAGGGGCGCGAGTTCACCCTCGACCGGC
Above is a window of Streptomyces sp. NBC_01498 DNA encoding:
- a CDS encoding methyltransferase domain-containing protein encodes the protein MHRSAYEQMELCVKEYMPATGRHRVVDLGSRVSPRQSLTHRSLLDGRDVEYIGVDVLDGPNVDRVMRRPYRVPVRSRSADFVISGQAFEHIPFFWASMMEIARVLRPGGLAFVTAPSRGHAHDAQDCWRYYPDGFRAMAAFAGLELAEAYTDFPPMKGIRFDYAAISGKRAYWGDSVGVFRRPVRPRRRLWEYAVRELTVRYANRVGGVDGIPLPEPVAGRERPGRGPAAAPATVPASGPGAAPTVPAVPAPATEPEPGAVRAVAAQTDTKEA
- a CDS encoding bifunctional glycosyltransferase/CDP-glycerol:glycerophosphate glycerophosphotransferase, producing the protein MTPRLTVVVPVYNVEDYLDDCLRSLAGQTVADVEIVMVNDGSTDGSARIARRYADRDDRFRLVDQRNAGLGAARNTGIRYARGEFLTFVDSDDTVPGDAYERMLAALDASGSDFATGNVLRLGPGGSLAQAPMFRKPMANARSGTRITRDWVLLGDRIACNKVFRKSFWDRHALTFPTGVLYEDIAVVLPAYFLASAVDVLSAPVYHWRLRDGSITADRAVPKGIRDRVAAVTAVSDFLRERGRAPATTERTVSDRDFPVPDGDTDRDTDWADALRRYHQHVLSGDLWLFIEALPDGDANFHAAFLDHANTFAATVEQSVFDALPLPLRVKWHLIRERRMPELLALLAHEKADPGAFGVRGLRRSRAEYPVLTGGLPRAVATLKPKELPVTAHLTEAVWRGGRLHLKGYAYVRNIPADARRRSVKAAWLRTGRRRLLPLWTRTVRMPAATYESRQGLHAYDWAGFETVVDPRRLVRARPPGSGSARTVWKLEMGVFGAGRLRRAPLRLTGAATVPAVPAVHYVNDTTRVVPTLDGNKLELRVEPVRALLTRHTAVDGTRDRDTRDRDTRDRDTRDPETAAVRIEGLLHGTHSPPNALAVQNWLTKDVHEVPLRVANGTFSADVPLSVFGDPGAHRPATVPWGVHLVRANGSRFAVAARGTVRPGHYPLGEGREVYVTANAAGDLVLGDQTEQPVVDALDWAADGTLVLRGSRPALGGPARDGSALDAAELVLRHSGHGEENVFPLDLLADGRFVTTLRPGAVEGLHGVRQLAEGSWLLSVREPGESDPERYTAVRVQPARHPSLPLVRTLEGREFTLDRHHQDLLRLHSGSALPEQDRGAYRQQRLRRRYAECRTAGPLRDAVLYSSFDGRQYSDSPRAVHEELVRRQAPVEHLWVVRDRQVTLPSGARAVELHSADWYEALARSRCVVTNTHLPEWFERADGQFVVQTWHGTPLKRIGRDLAGSAYADEAYIATLPRRAAQWSVLVSPNGFSTPIMRRAFGYEGTVLECGYPRNDLLHAPDREKVADAVREALGIPEGKRVILYAPTWREDQPKKGGRYGLDLRLDLEQAAEKLAGDHVLLVRRHYLVGGTVPGAGRGPAGFVRDVSRYPDVADLLLISDALVTDYSSLMFDFAQTGRPMYFHVYDLEHYRDTLRGFYFDFESSAPGPVVADTAGLVSALRAPGAWVSSAAYDRFRETFCDLDDGTAARRVADLMPVGSAV
- a CDS encoding TylF/MycF/NovP-related O-methyltransferase, coding for MAWRSAVNGALDRLTGYQLRRTPVPGPRPAVPSPAATAPAPPKPRPKPKPAALPADYDDEAKDIIRAVKPYTMTSPERLNAFILATRHVVRHDIPGDIVECGVWRGGSMQACAKTLLALGETGRDLYLFDTFEGMPPPTAEDLRRDGRSAEELLAAQSRERPIWAVASLEDVQAGFAGVPYPGERVHYVQGMVEDTVPAQAPERISILRLDTDWYASTKHELEFLYPRLVSGGVLLIDDYGYWQGSRQAVDEFLEKTGERLLMLRMDEGRIAVKP
- a CDS encoding glycosyltransferase family 4 protein; this encodes MLVDNAVNGDSRVQKAARSMAHAGWDVVLLGQSPDRDRHRWTLGGADVRLLPVVMSLAKRRRDYRRVVLPRLFAYRRGGIAHHRRQWVKAWRADLLARRSAEGRRFLIRRTAARVLARWVRFRHRQLALVEGRRDPDSLPERLRTAMWRALLGDRCWRRLEPYLWDYEFAFGPVIDALDPDLVHANDFRMIGVGARAVHRARARGRKVRLVWDAHEYLPGIKPRAGYRRWMPAHVAHEREYARYADAVVTVSPSLAELLRKEHRLPRLPDVVLNAPDGGPPADRAREPVPDLRELCGIDAGTPLIVYSGALAPQRGLATLIEALPGLPDTHAALVVPAPDGWAVRKMLDHAADLGVADRVHPLPYVPHWQIVPFLAAADIGVIPIHHWPNHELALITKFMEYAHARLPIVVSDVRTMAEKVRETGQGEVFRAEDTADFVRAVRAVLDAPAAYRAAYDRPGLLAQWTWETQAEVLDGVYRRLLTAPAPVTATAPVPDEGRRREETEPGDPAGATAT